A region of the Denitrificimonas caeni genome:
AACCATCGTACAGACGCAACACCCAAGAAAAAACCCAGCGCCCGGGAAACTCCCCCTGATAATGCGGGTATAGAAATGGCAGTGGCTCAACCAAACCGGCTTCGTTATCAAGCAATAGCTGACGTTCACGCACGCTATCACGGGTTAACGCCAACTCACCTTGGCTGATATAGCGCAAACCACCGTGCACCATTTTTGAAGAACGGCTCGATGTACCCCAAGCAAAGTCGCGCTGCTCCACTAACAAGCAACGCCAGCCACGCTTCGCCGCTTCGCGAATCACTCCTGCACCGGTGATGCCGCCACCTATCACAATCAAATCCCAAGTCTGTGCAGCCAACTCAGGCAGCACCTGGTCACGCCATGCTTGCGTCCAATTGACGTGCTGTGTAGCTGCACTAGTCATGGCGCTTATCCATCAGCAGCACACCGGGTGCCAGCTGTTGTTGTGGGTCCAAACGCTCCACCGCCGCCTGAATCGCAGCCATGCCCAACTCACCTTTTTCTTGCGCCAACCAAGGCGCATGATCACGCCCCACACCATGCTGATGGCTGATGGTGCCTTGATTATCGGCAATCGTTTGGCTGGCGAGGGTTTTAAGCTTGCGCCAGTTTGCCAGTGTTTGTGCGTAGTCCTTACCACAGGCAAACACATAGGTGGTGTAAATGCTCGAGCCTTGCCCATACACATGGGACAAGTGTGAGAACACATGCACCCGCTGACCCTGCTCGGCTAGACCGTCACGCAAGCTTTGCTCAATTTTGCCCATCAATGACTGCACATTGCCCCATTGCGTGGCGGTTTCTAAGGTATCCACTACATAACCAGCCTTCCATAGGGCTTCGCGCAAATACGGGAAACGAAAACGGCCTTGCTGCCATTTATTGCCCAGAAAACGTCCGGTAAACACCGCGCCATGTTTGTTTAAACGACGCTTAGCTTGGCGCAACGACAACGCATTTTGCCGACGATCACCGGTCACGCCAAAGGTCAGTAAACACTTACCCTCAGCACAACCGCGCCAACCCAAATAACCTTCCAGGACACCAATCATGCGCGGATGACCGGCCAACGCCAATTGCGTCGTGGTCTCCAGCGCATTGGATAAACGCAGCATCGACAGCGGAATCCGCGCCTGACTCAACTCTCGCATCGCCGCTTGTGCCTGCTGCCAAGACGGCAGAAACACGCCATAAAAACGCTCATCATCGGGTAAGCGGGTCACCCGCACTTTCACTTGCGAAATAATGCCAAAACGCCCTTCCGAGCCCATCACCCACTCACGTAAATCAGGACCCGCCGCCGAGGCTGGATAACAGGGCAACGACCAGGTTCCAGCAAAGGTTTCTACTTCGCCGCCAGCAAACAACTGCTCAATACGGCCATAGCGCAGCGATTGCTGACCACTGGAGCGACTGGCGACCCAACCGCCTAACGTGGATAACTCCCACGACTGCGGAAAATGCCCCAAGGTATAACCACGCGCGCGCAATTGATTTTCCACTTGCGGGCCATTAGCGCCAGGACCAAAGGTGGCGAGCAAGCTGTCTTCATCCAGATCCAGTAACTGATTCATCCGCGCCAAAGAGACGGTCAACACCGGGCGCGTATCGGCTTGCGGGTTAATATGTCCCGCCACCGACGTACCACCGCCATAAGCAATCACCACGACATTTTCCGTCGCCGCCCAGGCTAATAACTGCCGAATATCAGCTGCTGATTCTGGAAAGGCCACGCCGTCAGGGAAGACACCAAAATCACCGCTGCGCATTGCCAGCCAATCCGGCAAACTTTGCCCGCGCGCATGGCGCACCCGTGTCTCGGCATCGATGCTGACCAGTTGATGCGCCGGTAGACGTGAAGGCGGAACTTGCGCCATTACCTCGTCTAAGCTGGCATCAGGCAGTACCTGACCACAGCCCACCAGACTCTGTAAAAAGTCTGCGCCCTGTGCTGGCAGCTCCATTGTTGTGGCACTGTCGCCCCATCCGTTCCAACGTCGCATAGCCACCTCGTTATTTATTGTTGTCATGTGCTAGTCCTAAGAAAATACTGCCGCGTCTTTGCGCGCGCAGCGAAGCAATCCACCTTACAAATCACAGCCTACTACAGAGATGTCGCACATGGACTGCTTCGGCCTACGGCCTCGCAGAGACGAGTACCTGTGGACTACCACGCTGCTACGATCCTCGTAGAGAGCACCGACGCAGCTGCCTGTTACCGTACAGGTGAGTCAAGCCATCGCAGAGATTTTAGCCAGCCGTGTACCGCGCCAAGAAGACGTGGCGCAGCATTGCGCTCTATCACTGCGCACCTTGCAGCGACGCTTACATGAAGCCGGCAGCAGTTATCAACAACTACTGGATGAAGTACGTTTTACTCAGGCCAAAACTCAGCTGAGCAGCACACAAAAACCATTGCACAGCATTGCCGAGCAATTGGGCTTTATTGAGCCGCGCTCATTTTTTAGGTTTTTTAAACGTAGAGCAGGCGTCACACCGGGGCAGTACAGAGAGCAGCACAAAGCCTAGCGGGTTCTGTATCTAGGTGTGGAGTAGAGAGTGTCTGGGCTGTTTAGACTGCGCGATCAAGCCGTACAGGCTAAACAACCCGAACTGAAACCGTTACAGACTGAGCTGACGGTTGGAAGCTTTAATGAACTCTTTTTTCAGATCATCAAAAGTATGTACTGCAGGGAACTGCGGGAACTCTTCGATGACATTATCTGGGGCGTGGAACAAAATACCGGCATCTGCCTCGCCCAGCATGGTGGTGTCGTTGTATGAATCACCGGCAGCAATAATGCGGTAGTACAGGGTTTTCAACGCCAACACCGACTGACGCTTAGGGTCTTTTTGACGCAACTGATAGTCAACCACACGACCGTTTTCATCGGTGACCAACTTGTGGCAGAGCAAGGTTGGGAAACCCAGTTGACGCATCAATGGCTGCGAGAACTCATAAAACGTATCGGACAAAATGATGACTTGGAAACGCTCACGCAACCAATTCACAAACTCCACCGCACCGTCTAAAGGCTTGAGCGTAGCGATCACTTCTTGGATGTCGTTTAGCGTTAAACCGTGCTCATCCAAAATACGCAAGCGTTGCTTCATCAGCACATCGTAATCAGGAATATCACGTGTGGTTGCGCGTAGAGATTCGATACCAGTTTTTTCTGAAAAGGCAATCCAAATTTCTGGAACCAATACACCCTCAAGGTCAAGGCAAGCGATTTCCACAGCAATTCCTCATCACATAAAAAGAGGCACTTTAGCCGCTCCACCCATCCCATGCAAGATTAAGATGCCGAATCGCAGCATCTATAGCCATAAAGCATAAGTATAACGGTTTATATTCGTTCTAATTACAGTGTGCGGTTTGCTAGTATGCGTACTTCTAACTATCTATACGCTCTATAGGGATGCCTCATGACTGCCTCAATTGACCTTCAGCAACTGACCGCTGATTGTGCCAATGCTTCACCGCAAACCATTTTAAAACAGGCTTTTGCCACATTTGGTGACGAGTTATGGCTGTCCTTTAGCGGCGCTGAAGATGTGGTGCTGGTGGATATGGCGTGGAAAATCAATCCACAAGTTAAAGTATTCAGTTTAGATACCGGCCGCTTGCATCCAGAAACTTACCATTTTATTGAGAAAGTCCGCGAGCATTATAAAATCAGCATCGAAGTGCTCTCCCCTGATGCGCAACAGGTGCAAGACTTAGTCCGTAAAAAAGGCTTATTCAGTTTCTATAAAGATGGCCATAGTGAATGCTGCGGTGTGCGCAAGATTGCTCCGCTAAAACGCAAGCTCAGCACGGTGAAAGCTTGGGCTACCGGCCAGCGCCGCGATCAAAGCCCGGGCACGCGCAGCCAAGTCGCCGCTGTGGAGCTGGACAGTGCTTTCTCTACTGCAGAGCAACCGCTGTATAAGTTTAATCCGCTGGCCAATATGAGCAGCGAGGAAGTCTGGGCCTATATCCGTATGCTGGAGCTACCCTACAACAGTTTGCATGAGCGCGGCTTTATTAGCATTGGCTGCGAGCCCTGCACCCGCCCTGTTTTGCCTAATCAGCACGAACGTGAAGGTCGCTGGTGGTGGGAAGAAGCCACGCAAAAAGAGTGCGGTTTACATGCCGGCAACATTATCGCTGCACAGTGATGCCATATGCGGGTCAGCGGCCCGCGCTACCGTCTCTGCCAGGAGCACAGCGACGTGGCAGTCCATAGGTACAGCACCGCGCTATGCCTGCAGCACAGTGTTGCTTGCAAGGTGGATTGCTTCACTGCGTTCGCAAAGACACGCTATCGTCTCTGCCAGGAGCACAGCGACGTGGCAGTCCACAGCCCCTAAAACCGTCAATTAAAGCGATAATTACTTAGCATTTTCCAATCCAATCACAATATCGCGCGCTAAGCTGGTTATACTTGGCGCGTTACCGGCTGCATCGAGCATTACGCTCTGCGGTTTTTAAGCATTGCTTATTATTTTCTATGATTATTGATTTGGGAGCCCTATGAAAACCCCTGCACGTTTGATCCCTCTAGTTGAGGACGGTCTGATTGACGAGGTACTGCGCCCCCTGATGAATGGTAAAGAAGCTGCGGTGTATGTAGTGCGCAGCGGTGATGATATTCGTTGCGCTAAAGTCTACAAAGACATGGACAAACGCAGCTTTAAAAAAGCCGCGCTGTACCGTGAAGGCCGTAAAAGCGGCAACAGTCGCCGTTCGCGCGCCATGGAAAAAGGCTCTAAGTTTGGTCGTGAACAAGCCGAAGAAGCTTGGCAAAATGCCGAAGTGGATGCCCTGTACCGCCTTGCTGCTGCCGGCATTCGCGTACCACAACCGTATGGATGCTTTGACGGCGTGCTGTTAATGGAGCTGGTTACCCTGCCTGACGGCCAAGTTGCACCGCGCTTGAATGACGTCAGCCTCGAACCGGAACAAGCGCGCAAAGATCACGCCACCCTAATGGAAGCGGTCAAGCGCATGCTCTACAGCGGCCTGATCCACGGTGACTTATCTGAGTTTAATGTGCTGGTCGATGAAAACGGCCCAGTAATCATTGACCTGCCACAAGCCGTCGATGCCGCCGCCAATAACAATGCCTTTTTTATGCTGCACCGTGATGTCAGTAATATTTCCAACTATTACTCACAGTTCGCCCCAGAGCTACGCGACACCCGCTACAGCGCAGAAATGTGGAGCCTGTATAAAGAAGGCCGACTGGAAATGGATACCGTGCTCACCGGCGAATTTGCCGAGCCCGACACCCCAGCCGATATCGACTCAGTGATGGCCGATATTCAAGCGGTACTCAACGAAGAACGCGATCGCGTGGCGCGGTTGAATGCTGAAGATTTTGAAGATTTCTAGGGACTGGGAGCGCGGGCCGCTGGCCCGCAGAAGCAGAAGCAGAAGCAGAAGCATATCGGAAAGAATTTCAGCTCTATTTACTCAATGTGTGCTTTCAGCTCTATATTCAGCGCCTGAATGACCTTGAGCACAGTGCTTAGCACCTACAGAAAAAGACTTATAAAGACTCTCGCGGCTCAGCCCAGCATCATGGGGAATTTTTGCCATACCTTGCGCCTTAGCAATATAACCAATCGCACGAAGTAACTCGTCGCTATCTCCATCGGCTAAGATTTGTGACAAATATTCTGCAATAGCTTCATCGCTATCTAAAATATCTGCTAAGTGAAATTCTGTCGTTAACGTGGGATCGAGTACACCTAAATCAGCGCTACGTGCACCTCGATGAAACAAAAAACGGGCACTCTCGTGACATAGCACTCACCACTCGTGCAGTTGAACTATTAAAGGTTATGCAGCGCACCAGCAACCAGCACTGCGTATTCCGGCTGGTATCAGGTACAGCAGATACGTTATTTCGAAAAGCACGAGATAAGGTAGGCATCAGCGACTTACATTTTCACGACACACGCCATGAAGCAACAACTAGGCTTGCTCGCAAGC
Encoded here:
- a CDS encoding FAD-binding oxidoreductase; amino-acid sequence: MRRWNGWGDSATTMELPAQGADFLQSLVGCGQVLPDASLDEVMAQVPPSRLPAHQLVSIDAETRVRHARGQSLPDWLAMRSGDFGVFPDGVAFPESAADIRQLLAWAATENVVVIAYGGGTSVAGHINPQADTRPVLTVSLARMNQLLDLDEDSLLATFGPGANGPQVENQLRARGYTLGHFPQSWELSTLGGWVASRSSGQQSLRYGRIEQLFAGGEVETFAGTWSLPCYPASAAGPDLREWVMGSEGRFGIISQVKVRVTRLPDDERFYGVFLPSWQQAQAAMRELSQARIPLSMLRLSNALETTTQLALAGHPRMIGVLEGYLGWRGCAEGKCLLTFGVTGDRRQNALSLRQAKRRLNKHGAVFTGRFLGNKWQQGRFRFPYLREALWKAGYVVDTLETATQWGNVQSLMGKIEQSLRDGLAEQGQRVHVFSHLSHVYGQGSSIYTTYVFACGKDYAQTLANWRKLKTLASQTIADNQGTISHQHGVGRDHAPWLAQEKGELGMAAIQAAVERLDPQQQLAPGVLLMDKRHD
- a CDS encoding tyrosine-type recombinase/integrase, yielding MHLDETKNGHSRDIALTTRAVELLKVMQRTSNQHCVFRLVSGTADTLFRKARDKVGISDLHFHDTRHEATTRLARKLDVLDLARMTGHKDTRSLMIDYNATATELASRLD
- a CDS encoding helix-turn-helix domain-containing protein, encoding MSQAIAEILASRVPRQEDVAQHCALSLRTLQRRLHEAGSSYQQLLDEVRFTQAKTQLSSTQKPLHSIAEQLGFIEPRSFFRFFKRRAGVTPGQYREQHKA
- a CDS encoding phosphoadenylyl-sulfate reductase, which codes for MTASIDLQQLTADCANASPQTILKQAFATFGDELWLSFSGAEDVVLVDMAWKINPQVKVFSLDTGRLHPETYHFIEKVREHYKISIEVLSPDAQQVQDLVRKKGLFSFYKDGHSECCGVRKIAPLKRKLSTVKAWATGQRRDQSPGTRSQVAAVELDSAFSTAEQPLYKFNPLANMSSEEVWAYIRMLELPYNSLHERGFISIGCEPCTRPVLPNQHEREGRWWWEEATQKECGLHAGNIIAAQ
- the thrH gene encoding bifunctional phosphoserine phosphatase/homoserine phosphotransferase ThrH, with amino-acid sequence MEIACLDLEGVLVPEIWIAFSEKTGIESLRATTRDIPDYDVLMKQRLRILDEHGLTLNDIQEVIATLKPLDGAVEFVNWLRERFQVIILSDTFYEFSQPLMRQLGFPTLLCHKLVTDENGRVVDYQLRQKDPKRQSVLALKTLYYRIIAAGDSYNDTTMLGEADAGILFHAPDNVIEEFPQFPAVHTFDDLKKEFIKASNRQLSL
- a CDS encoding PA4780 family RIO1-like protein kinase, which produces MKTPARLIPLVEDGLIDEVLRPLMNGKEAAVYVVRSGDDIRCAKVYKDMDKRSFKKAALYREGRKSGNSRRSRAMEKGSKFGREQAEEAWQNAEVDALYRLAAAGIRVPQPYGCFDGVLLMELVTLPDGQVAPRLNDVSLEPEQARKDHATLMEAVKRMLYSGLIHGDLSEFNVLVDENGPVIIDLPQAVDAAANNNAFFMLHRDVSNISNYYSQFAPELRDTRYSAEMWSLYKEGRLEMDTVLTGEFAEPDTPADIDSVMADIQAVLNEERDRVARLNAEDFEDF